One window of the Vigna radiata var. radiata cultivar VC1973A chromosome 1, Vradiata_ver6, whole genome shotgun sequence genome contains the following:
- the LOC106768071 gene encoding uncharacterized protein LOC106768071 produces MACWSAENATKAYLNTLKMGQKAKEPAVAEFISALAAGNNAQLMVVACAGAADSTTLALVSAAHQTGGHVVCIVSGHDELNASKKVLGVNASEVQFMVGEVQQELLLLRQADFVVIDCNHVSHGEIVKAIRDGGMQNGAVVVGCNALSCRGSWWSCGSKSQLLPIGKGLLVTRFGGSAASPKHGSGVSKSRSSRWIVKVDKCTGEEHVYKIRVPQGKVIQA; encoded by the exons ATGGCTTGCTGGTCTGCAGAAAATGCCACAAAGGCCTATCTCAACACACTGAAAATG GGTCAAAAGGCCAAAGAGCCAGCAGTTGCAGAGTTCATATCAGCACTAGCTGCTGGCAACAATGCACAACTGATGGTTGTGGCGTGTGCTGGTGCAGCAGACTCCACCACACTAGCATTAGTCAGTGCTGCACACCAAACCGGTGGCCATGTTGTTTGCATTGTCTCTGGCCATGATGAATTAAATGCCTCAAAAAAGGTTCTTGGAGTGAATGCTAGTGAAGTCCAGTTCATGGTTGGAGAGGTTCAACAGGAACTGCTGTTGTTGAGACAAGCAGATTTTGTGGTGATTGATTGCAACCATGTTAGCCATGGAGAGATTGTTAAAGCAATCCGAGATGGTGGGATGCAAAATGGTGCAGTGGTTGTTGGCTGCAATGCACTTAGCTGCAGAGGGTCATGGTGGTCTTGTGGATCAAAATCTCAGTTGCTGCCTATAGGAAAAGGGCTTCTGGTTACAAGATTTGGAGGAAGTGCTGCAAGCCCAAAACATGGATCTGGAGTGAGTAAGAGCAGAAGTAGTCGTTGGATTGTTAAGGTAGATAAATGCACTGGTGAAGAACATGTGTACAAGATCAGAGTTCCACAGGGGAAAGTGATTCAAGCTTAA